The proteins below come from a single Asanoa ferruginea genomic window:
- a CDS encoding ArsR/SmtB family transcription factor has translation MGDVFKALADPTRRAILDELTDRDGQTLFEICARLAGKHGLGSSRQAISQHLDVLEAAGLVETRREGRFKFHFIDTAPLAPIVERWLKRKE, from the coding sequence GTGGGTGACGTCTTCAAGGCTCTGGCCGATCCCACCCGCCGCGCCATCCTCGACGAGCTCACCGACCGTGACGGCCAGACGCTCTTCGAGATCTGCGCGCGCCTGGCCGGCAAACACGGGTTGGGCTCGTCGCGGCAGGCGATCTCGCAGCACCTCGACGTTCTCGAGGCCGCGGGCCTGGTCGAGACCAGGCGCGAGGGCCGCTTCAAGTTCCACTTCATCGACACCGCGCCGCTCGCCCCGATCGTGGAGCGGTGGCTCAAGCGGAAGGAGTGA
- a CDS encoding VOC family protein: protein MRINLASVLVDDQTKALRFYTEVLGFKEKTNVSMGEHSWITVVSPEDPDGTELVLEPDEHPAVKPFKSALVADGIPFTSFAVVDVHAEYERLRGLGVHFTQEPAEMGPVTTAVLDDTCGNLIQIAHLNA from the coding sequence ATGCGGATCAACCTGGCCAGCGTGCTGGTTGACGACCAGACCAAGGCGCTGCGCTTCTACACCGAGGTGCTCGGCTTCAAGGAGAAGACCAACGTCTCCATGGGCGAGCACAGCTGGATCACCGTCGTGTCGCCCGAGGATCCGGACGGCACCGAACTCGTCCTCGAACCCGACGAGCATCCCGCGGTCAAACCGTTCAAGAGCGCGCTGGTCGCCGACGGCATCCCGTTCACCTCCTTCGCCGTCGTCGACGTGCACGCGGAATACGAGCGGCTGCGCGGGCTCGGCGTGCACTTCACCCAGGAGCCGGCCGAAATGGGCCCGGTGACCACGGCGGTGCTCGACGACACCTGCGGCAACCTCATCCAGATCGCGCATCTGAACGCCTGA
- a CDS encoding Na+/H+ antiporter, producing the protein MEGLLLVVVLGATVLVGTTIGQRYSVAPPVLLITFGVLLALIPGLSHVQLPSDVVLLLFLPAILYWESLNTSLREIRSNLRVIILSAVVLVIVTMVSVSYTLQAVGVAASAAWILGAVLAPTDAAAVAGLAKRMPRRTLTTLRAESLINDGTALVLFAVAVGALVDNHVPGPALLVGELIYSSAAAVVVGLVVGYGVVLVRRYLDDPQREGGLSILTPFVAFLVAEVIHTSGVVAVVVSGLVLSWAGPRVIRARSRLEAYSFWDLGTFMLNGSLFVLVGLQIPNAIRGIESRSTGSAIALALLTAGAVIFVRLAWSHVAAFVIRLVDRRPVQRTRRVNWKIRTASGWAGFRGAVSLAAALAVPRTLDDGSVYTDRDLIVFCTSVVIVVTVLVQGLTLPMVVKWAGLTGDQAREEETRHARTRATETALSALPEIAARFGAPEEVVGRIRDEYQGHLDQLRSEGAEHGVAAWQDQVERRVRLEVLDRKRRAVTAMRDDREIDDIVLRDLQASMDIEEVRLLGPAPTD; encoded by the coding sequence ATGGAGGGACTGCTGCTCGTCGTCGTGCTCGGTGCGACCGTTCTGGTGGGCACCACGATCGGCCAGCGCTACAGCGTCGCGCCGCCGGTGCTGCTCATCACGTTCGGCGTGCTGTTGGCGTTGATTCCCGGGCTGTCGCACGTCCAACTGCCGTCCGATGTGGTGTTGTTGCTCTTCCTCCCGGCGATCCTTTACTGGGAGAGCCTCAACACCAGCCTGCGCGAGATCCGATCCAACCTGCGCGTGATCATCCTGTCGGCGGTCGTGCTGGTCATCGTCACGATGGTGTCGGTCTCCTACACGCTCCAGGCGGTCGGCGTGGCCGCGTCGGCGGCCTGGATCCTCGGCGCGGTCCTGGCGCCCACCGACGCCGCCGCCGTGGCCGGCCTGGCCAAGCGGATGCCGCGGCGCACGCTGACCACGCTGCGCGCCGAAAGCCTGATCAACGACGGCACCGCGCTCGTCCTCTTCGCGGTGGCCGTCGGCGCGCTGGTCGACAACCACGTGCCCGGCCCGGCCCTGCTGGTCGGCGAGCTCATCTACTCGTCGGCCGCCGCGGTCGTGGTCGGGCTCGTCGTCGGCTACGGCGTCGTGCTGGTCCGCCGCTACCTCGACGACCCGCAGCGCGAGGGCGGCCTGAGCATCCTCACCCCGTTCGTCGCCTTCCTGGTCGCCGAGGTCATCCACACCAGCGGGGTGGTGGCGGTCGTGGTCTCCGGCCTCGTGCTGTCCTGGGCCGGCCCGCGGGTCATCCGGGCGCGGTCGCGGCTGGAGGCCTACTCGTTCTGGGACCTGGGCACGTTCATGCTCAACGGCAGCCTGTTCGTGCTGGTCGGCCTCCAGATACCCAATGCCATCCGCGGCATCGAGAGCCGATCGACCGGCAGTGCCATCGCGCTCGCCCTGCTCACGGCCGGTGCCGTGATCTTCGTCCGGCTGGCGTGGTCACACGTGGCGGCGTTCGTCATCCGGCTCGTCGACCGGCGACCGGTGCAACGCACCCGCCGGGTGAACTGGAAGATCCGCACGGCCAGCGGCTGGGCCGGCTTCCGCGGCGCGGTCTCGCTGGCGGCCGCGCTGGCCGTGCCCCGCACCTTGGACGACGGCTCGGTCTACACGGATCGCGACCTGATCGTCTTCTGCACGTCGGTGGTCATCGTGGTGACCGTGCTCGTCCAGGGCCTGACGCTGCCGATGGTGGTCAAGTGGGCCGGCCTGACCGGTGACCAGGCGCGGGAGGAGGAGACCCGGCACGCGCGGACCCGCGCGACGGAGACGGCGCTGTCCGCGTTGCCGGAGATCGCGGCCCGCTTCGGGGCGCCCGAGGAGGTGGTCGGCCGGATCCGCGACGAATACCAGGGTCACCTCGACCAGTTGCGCTCCGAGGGCGCCGAGCACGGGGTGGCGGCCTGGCAGGACCAGGTCGAGCGGCGGGTGCGCCTGGAGGTGCTGGACCGCAAGCGCCGGGCCGTGACGGCGATGCGCGACGACCGGGAGATCGACGACATTGTCCTCCGCGACCTCCAAGCGTCGATGGACATCGAAGAGGTCCGGCTGTTGGGACCCGCGCCCACGGATTAG
- a CDS encoding DUF427 domain-containing protein: MADKPVLQPGPNHPITITSNHNRVVVTVAGKVVADTRNALTLQEASYPPVQYVPLSDVDTAALERTDTESYCPYKGDASYYSIPVGGDSAVDAVWEYRQPYAPVAEIKGHVAFYPDRVDSIDIEADGDPS; the protein is encoded by the coding sequence ATGGCGGACAAGCCCGTTCTTCAGCCCGGGCCCAACCACCCGATCACGATCACGTCGAACCACAACCGGGTCGTCGTGACCGTCGCCGGGAAGGTGGTCGCGGACACCCGCAACGCGCTGACCCTGCAGGAAGCGTCCTACCCACCGGTGCAATACGTGCCGCTGAGCGACGTCGACACGGCGGCCCTGGAGCGCACCGACACGGAGAGCTACTGCCCCTACAAGGGCGACGCGAGCTACTACTCCATCCCGGTCGGCGGCGACAGCGCCGTCGACGCGGTCTGGGAATACCGCCAGCCCTACGCCCCGGTCGCGGAGATCAAGGGCCACGTCGCGTTCTACCCGGACCGGGTCGACAGCATCGACATCGAAGCCGACGGCGACCCCTCCTGA
- a CDS encoding DUF1996 domain-containing protein: MRLRSTVSGIAGVLLALAGGVAVSGPAAAADDPPRTPYHEMHANCAVNHTLNDDPIVFPGLPGASHNHSFVGNPTVNAASTPQSLVGGTTSCEDTLDASGYWFPTLLQRGVPIQPDKPTVYYKSDVTDYRTVKPFPPGFKLLVGDARAPDVAHFTGNWQCTGYKGSDIPPSCPAGSSLQVRLTAPSCWDGVHLDTADHKSHMAWPVRGVCPADHPVPLPMLEIKLPYPLRNGDTSGLAYSSGGSFTFHYDFMNGWDPARQAYLVTYCINGGRQCNGFGLDPKKP, translated from the coding sequence ATGAGACTGCGATCCACCGTGTCCGGAATCGCCGGGGTGCTGCTGGCACTCGCCGGCGGTGTGGCGGTCTCGGGGCCGGCCGCCGCGGCCGACGATCCGCCCCGGACGCCCTACCACGAGATGCACGCCAACTGCGCGGTCAACCACACGCTCAACGACGACCCGATCGTCTTCCCCGGCCTGCCGGGGGCCTCGCACAACCATTCGTTCGTCGGCAACCCCACGGTGAACGCGGCCTCGACACCGCAGTCGCTGGTCGGTGGCACCACGTCGTGCGAGGACACGCTGGACGCCTCCGGCTATTGGTTCCCGACCCTGCTCCAGCGCGGCGTGCCGATACAGCCGGACAAGCCGACCGTCTACTACAAGTCAGACGTGACGGACTATCGCACGGTCAAGCCGTTCCCACCCGGCTTCAAGCTGCTCGTCGGCGACGCCCGGGCCCCGGACGTCGCTCATTTCACGGGCAACTGGCAATGCACGGGCTACAAGGGCAGCGACATCCCACCGTCGTGTCCGGCCGGGTCGAGCCTCCAGGTGCGGCTCACCGCACCGAGTTGCTGGGACGGCGTGCACCTGGACACCGCCGACCACAAGTCGCACATGGCGTGGCCGGTCCGCGGTGTCTGCCCGGCCGACCACCCGGTGCCGCTGCCGATGCTCGAGATCAAGCTGCCCTACCCGTTGCGCAACGGTGACACCAGCGGGCTCGCCTATTCGTCGGGTGGCAGTTTCACGTTCCACTACGACTTCATGAACGGCTGGGATCCGGCCCGCCAGGCCTACCTGGTGACCTATTGCATCAATGGCGGTCGCCAGTGCAACGGATTCGGCCTCGACCCGAAGAAGCCGTAG